Proteins encoded by one window of Blautia faecicola:
- a CDS encoding argininosuccinate synthase → MKEKVILAYSGGVDTTALIPWLKETFDYDVICCCVNCGQGAELDGLDKRAAMSGASKLYIEDIVDEFCDEYIVPCVQAGAVYEHKYLLGTSMARPAIAKRLVEIARKEGATAICHGATGKGNDQIRFELGIKALAPDLKIIAPWRMTDVWTMQSREDELEYIKQHGIDLPFDAKHSYSRDRNLWHISHEGLELEDPSNEPNYKDLLVLGVSPEDAPDQPEYVTMTFEAGVPKTLNGKAMKVSEIITELNALGGKHGIGIIDIVENRVVGMKSRGVYETPGGTILMEAHDQLEELILDRETMETKKKLGSQFAQVVYEGKWFTPLREAIQAFVESTQKYVTGEVKFKLYKGNIIKAGTTSPYSLYNESLASFTTGDMYDHHDADGFITLFGLPLKVRALMMQEVKNNNK, encoded by the coding sequence ATGAAAGAAAAAGTAATCTTAGCGTATTCCGGTGGAGTAGACACGACTGCACTGATCCCGTGGCTGAAAGAAACTTTCGACTATGACGTTATCTGTTGCTGTGTAAACTGCGGTCAGGGAGCAGAACTGGATGGTCTGGATAAAAGAGCTGCCATGTCCGGCGCTTCCAAATTATATATTGAAGATATCGTAGATGAATTCTGCGACGAATACATCGTACCTTGTGTACAGGCCGGTGCCGTATACGAACACAAATATCTGCTGGGTACTTCCATGGCACGTCCGGCAATCGCAAAACGTCTGGTAGAGATCGCCAGAAAAGAAGGCGCTACTGCGATCTGCCACGGTGCTACCGGTAAAGGAAATGACCAGATCCGTTTTGAACTGGGTATCAAAGCTCTGGCTCCGGATCTGAAGATCATCGCTCCATGGCGTATGACAGATGTATGGACCATGCAGTCCCGTGAAGATGAGCTGGAATACATCAAACAGCATGGTATCGACCTTCCGTTCGATGCAAAACACAGCTACAGCCGTGACCGTAACCTGTGGCACATCAGCCACGAAGGACTGGAACTGGAAGATCCTTCCAACGAACCAAACTACAAAGATCTGCTGGTTCTCGGTGTTTCTCCGGAAGATGCTCCGGATCAGCCGGAATATGTAACCATGACTTTTGAAGCCGGTGTTCCGAAAACTCTGAACGGAAAAGCAATGAAAGTTTCCGAGATCATCACCGAACTGAACGCCCTGGGCGGAAAACATGGTATCGGTATCATCGATATCGTAGAAAACCGTGTTGTTGGTATGAAATCCCGTGGTGTATACGAAACTCCTGGCGGAACCATTCTGATGGAAGCTCACGATCAGCTGGAAGAACTGATCCTGGATCGTGAAACCATGGAAACCAAGAAAAAACTGGGCAGCCAGTTTGCACAGGTAGTATACGAAGGAAAATGGTTCACACCACTGCGTGAAGCTATCCAGGCTTTCGTAGAGTCCACACAGAAATATGTAACTGGCGAAGTAAAATTCAAACTGTACAAAGGCAACATCATCAAAGCCGGTACCACTTCTCCATACAGCCTGTACAACGAGTCTCTGGCATCCTTCACAACCGGTGATATGTACGATCACCACGATGCTGACGGATTCATCACTCTGTTCGGACTGCCGCTGAAAGTTCGTGCGCTGATGATGCAGGAAGTAAAAAATAATAATAAATAA
- the argC gene encoding N-acetyl-gamma-glutamyl-phosphate reductase — MIKVGIIGATGYAGSELVRILLGHKDVEIKWYGSRSYIDKKYASIYQNFFQLVDATCMDDNMEALADQVDVIFTATPQGLCASLVNEEILSKVKIIDLSADFRIKDVKVYEEWYKLEHKSPQFIEEAVYGLCEINREDVKKARLVANPGCYTTCSILTCYPLVKEGIIDPNTIIVDAKSGTSGAGRGAKVDNLFCEVNENMKAYGVATHRHTPEIEEQLGYACGEKITINFTPHLVPMNRGILATAYASLKKDVTYEEVKAIYDKYYADEKFVRVLEKDVCPQTKWVEGSNYVDVNFKIDPRTNRIIMMGAIDNLVKGAAGQAVQNMNLMFGLKESEGLELVPMFP; from the coding sequence ATGATTAAAGTTGGTATTATTGGAGCAACCGGATATGCAGGATCCGAACTGGTGCGTATCCTTCTGGGACATAAAGATGTAGAGATTAAATGGTATGGATCACGAAGCTATATTGATAAGAAATATGCATCCATTTACCAGAACTTCTTCCAGCTGGTAGATGCAACCTGCATGGATGATAATATGGAAGCTCTGGCAGATCAGGTGGATGTGATTTTCACAGCAACTCCTCAGGGACTGTGCGCATCGCTGGTAAACGAAGAGATTCTTTCCAAAGTAAAGATCATCGATCTGAGTGCGGATTTCCGTATCAAAGATGTAAAAGTATATGAAGAATGGTACAAACTGGAGCACAAATCTCCCCAGTTTATCGAAGAAGCCGTTTACGGACTGTGTGAGATCAACCGTGAGGATGTAAAGAAAGCCCGCCTGGTAGCCAATCCGGGATGCTACACAACCTGCAGTATCCTGACCTGCTATCCGCTGGTAAAAGAAGGCATCATCGATCCGAATACGATCATCGTAGATGCAAAATCCGGTACCTCCGGTGCAGGACGAGGTGCGAAAGTGGACAACCTGTTCTGCGAAGTCAATGAAAATATGAAAGCCTACGGCGTGGCAACTCACCGTCATACTCCGGAGATTGAAGAACAGCTGGGTTATGCATGCGGCGAGAAGATCACGATCAACTTCACCCCGCATCTGGTGCCAATGAACCGCGGTATCCTGGCAACTGCCTATGCAAGCCTGAAAAAAGATGTGACTTATGAAGAAGTAAAAGCAATTTACGATAAATATTATGCAGATGAGAAATTTGTCCGTGTACTTGAAAAAGATGTCTGCCCGCAGACCAAATGGGTAGAAGGCAGCAACTATGTGGACGTAAACTTCAAGATCGATCCGAGAACCAACCGGATCATCATGATGGGAGCCATTGATAACCTGGTAAAAGGAGCAGCAGGACAGGCGGTTCAGAACATGAACCTGATGTTTGGTCTGAAAGAGAGCGAAGGACTTGAACTGGTTCCGATGTTCCCGTAA
- the argJ gene encoding bifunctional glutamate N-acetyltransferase/amino-acid acetyltransferase ArgJ, with the protein MKIIDGGVTAAEGFQAAGLAAGIKKGNTKDMALVYSEKPCVAAGTFTTNVVKAAPVKWDQHIVYEAPTAQAIVCNSGVANACTGEEGYGYCKETAKIAAEVLQIPEDSVLVASTGVIGKQLPMDLLGAGVKNLVPLLSHTREAGKLAAQSIMTTDTVSKEVAVTMEIGGKTVTLGGMCKGSGMIHPNMCTMLGFLTTDVAISKELLQKALSTVVKDTYNMVSVDGDTSTNDTVLLLANGAAGNAEITEEKEDYQTFLDALLYVNTCLAKKIAGDGEGATALFEVKVVGAESKEQAVTLSKSIITSNLTKAAIFGHDANWGRILCAMGYSGAQFDPEKVDLYFESKAGKLQIIKDGVATDYSEEEATKILSEKEVTAIADVKMGEATATAWGCDLTYDYVKINADYRS; encoded by the coding sequence ATGAAGATCATTGACGGCGGTGTTACCGCAGCAGAAGGATTTCAGGCAGCAGGACTGGCAGCCGGAATTAAAAAAGGAAATACAAAAGATATGGCGCTGGTATACAGCGAGAAACCGTGTGTGGCAGCAGGAACTTTCACGACCAACGTGGTAAAGGCAGCCCCGGTAAAATGGGATCAGCATATTGTATACGAAGCACCGACAGCACAGGCGATCGTATGTAACAGCGGTGTGGCAAATGCATGTACCGGTGAAGAAGGATATGGATACTGCAAAGAAACAGCAAAGATTGCTGCAGAAGTTTTACAGATTCCGGAAGATTCCGTACTGGTGGCATCCACCGGTGTCATCGGAAAACAGCTTCCGATGGATCTTCTTGGCGCAGGCGTAAAGAATCTGGTACCGCTGTTATCCCATACAAGAGAGGCAGGAAAACTGGCAGCACAGTCGATCATGACCACCGACACCGTATCGAAAGAAGTGGCAGTGACCATGGAGATCGGCGGAAAGACCGTAACCCTTGGCGGTATGTGCAAGGGATCCGGTATGATCCATCCGAATATGTGTACGATGCTTGGCTTCCTGACCACCGATGTGGCAATTTCCAAAGAACTGCTGCAGAAAGCACTGAGCACCGTAGTAAAAGATACCTATAATATGGTTTCCGTAGACGGAGATACCTCCACAAATGACACCGTGTTGCTTCTGGCAAACGGGGCCGCAGGCAATGCCGAGATCACAGAAGAAAAGGAAGACTACCAGACCTTCCTGGATGCGCTGCTCTATGTCAATACCTGTCTGGCGAAGAAGATCGCCGGAGACGGAGAGGGAGCAACCGCATTATTTGAAGTTAAAGTGGTTGGCGCCGAGAGCAAAGAACAGGCGGTAACTTTAAGTAAATCCATCATCACTTCCAATCTGACCAAGGCAGCCATCTTCGGTCATGATGCGAACTGGGGACGGATTCTGTGTGCGATGGGATACTCCGGCGCACAGTTTGATCCGGAAAAGGTAGATCTGTATTTTGAAAGCAAAGCAGGAAAACTGCAGATCATCAAAGATGGCGTAGCGACCGATTACAGTGAAGAGGAAGCGACAAAGATTCTTTCCGAAAAAGAAGTAACAGCGATTGCAGATGTGAAGATGGGAGAGGCGACAGCTACCGCATGGGGCTGCGATCTGACCTATGATTATGTAAAGATCAACGCGGACTATCGTTCATAA
- the argB gene encoding acetylglutamate kinase translates to MVKTEYLEKAQVLIEALPYIQRFNRKIIVVKYGGSAMVDENLKRQVIQDVVLLKLVGFKPIIVHGGGKEISRWVGKVGMEPRFVNGLRVTDKDTMEVAEMVLGKVNKELVTLVESLGVKAVGISGKDGALLNVEKKYSNGEDIGYVGNVTSVNPKIIEDLLEKDFLPIICPIGLDKNFDTYNINADDAACAIAKAVHAEKLAFLTDIEGVYLDPNDPSTLLSKLFVKEAKELIDNGNVGGGMIPKLQNCIDAIEEGVSRVHILDGRIPHCLLLEIFTNKGIGTAILRKDEIKDYDIQ, encoded by the coding sequence ATGGTAAAAACAGAATATCTGGAAAAAGCACAGGTGTTAATCGAAGCACTGCCTTATATTCAGCGGTTTAACCGGAAAATTATTGTAGTAAAATACGGCGGAAGCGCCATGGTGGATGAAAATCTGAAACGTCAGGTCATCCAGGATGTGGTACTTCTGAAACTGGTAGGATTTAAGCCGATCATCGTACACGGCGGTGGAAAAGAGATCAGCCGCTGGGTAGGAAAAGTCGGTATGGAACCAAGATTTGTCAACGGTCTTCGTGTAACCGATAAAGATACGATGGAAGTCGCAGAGATGGTTCTTGGAAAAGTCAACAAAGAACTGGTAACACTGGTAGAATCTCTCGGTGTAAAGGCAGTGGGGATCAGCGGAAAAGACGGTGCCCTGTTAAATGTAGAAAAGAAATATTCCAACGGGGAAGATATCGGATATGTGGGAAATGTAACTTCCGTGAATCCGAAGATCATCGAAGATCTGCTGGAAAAGGATTTCCTTCCAATTATCTGTCCGATTGGTCTGGATAAAAACTTTGATACTTACAATATCAATGCAGACGATGCGGCATGTGCGATCGCGAAGGCAGTCCATGCAGAAAAATTGGCATTCCTGACCGATATCGAAGGCGTATATCTGGATCCGAATGATCCGTCCACCCTACTGTCCAAATTATTTGTAAAAGAAGCAAAAGAACTGATCGACAACGGTAACGTAGGTGGCGGCATGATCCCGAAGTTACAGAACTGCATCGATGCGATCGAAGAAGGTGTTTCCAGAGTACATATTCTGGACGGAAGAATCCCGCATTGTCTGCTGCTGGAAATCTTTACAAATAAAGGAATTGGAACCGCAATTCTGAGAAAGGATGAGATCAAAGATTATGACATACAGTAA
- a CDS encoding aspartate aminotransferase family protein, which yields MTYSKEYIDRAEEVILHTYNRFQIVLDKGNGVHLYDVDGKEYLDFAAGIAVFALGYNNQAYNQALKDQIDKVIHTSNLYYNVPMMEAAEKLVKATGLSKVFFTNSGTEAIEGAIKVARKYAYLKDGSNDHEIIAMNHSFHGRSLGALSVTGNTHYQDPFKPLIGGIKFADFNDLESVKAQITDKTCAIIMETVQGEGGIYPAEPEFLQGVRKLCDEHDILLILDEIQCGMGRTGSMFACQAYGVQPDVMTCAKALGCGVPVGAFVLNEKTANASLVPGDHGTTYGGNPLACAAVSKVFDLFESEKIVEHVNKVAPYMEEKLNQLVEKYDFITTRRGKGLMQGLVLEGKPVGEIVTKAIENGLLVISAGTNVLRMVPPLVITEADIDEMIEKLEKALA from the coding sequence ATGACATACAGTAAAGAATATATCGACCGGGCAGAAGAAGTCATTCTGCATACCTATAACCGTTTCCAGATCGTACTGGACAAAGGAAACGGTGTCCATCTGTATGATGTGGACGGAAAAGAATATCTGGACTTTGCAGCAGGAATCGCAGTATTTGCCCTGGGATACAATAATCAGGCATACAATCAGGCGCTGAAGGATCAGATTGATAAAGTGATCCATACCTCCAACCTGTATTACAATGTACCGATGATGGAAGCCGCAGAGAAACTGGTAAAAGCAACCGGACTTTCCAAAGTATTTTTCACAAACAGCGGAACCGAAGCCATCGAAGGTGCGATCAAAGTAGCAAGAAAATACGCTTACCTGAAAGACGGTTCCAACGATCATGAGATCATTGCGATGAACCATTCCTTTCATGGAAGAAGTCTGGGTGCCTTATCCGTAACCGGTAATACCCACTATCAGGATCCGTTCAAACCGCTGATCGGCGGAATCAAATTTGCAGATTTCAATGATCTCGAGAGCGTAAAAGCACAGATTACCGACAAGACCTGCGCGATCATCATGGAAACCGTGCAGGGCGAGGGCGGCATCTATCCGGCAGAACCGGAATTCCTTCAGGGCGTGCGGAAACTGTGTGATGAACACGATATTCTGCTGATCCTCGATGAGATCCAGTGCGGTATGGGACGTACCGGAAGCATGTTTGCCTGCCAGGCTTACGGCGTACAGCCGGATGTTATGACCTGCGCGAAAGCACTGGGCTGCGGTGTCCCGGTAGGAGCATTTGTCCTGAATGAAAAGACAGCCAATGCATCCTTGGTACCTGGAGACCACGGAACCACATACGGCGGAAACCCACTGGCATGTGCGGCAGTCAGCAAAGTATTTGACCTGTTCGAATCGGAAAAAATCGTGGAACATGTCAACAAAGTGGCACCATATATGGAGGAAAAACTGAATCAGCTGGTGGAAAAATATGATTTCATCACCACAAGACGTGGAAAAGGTCTGATGCAGGGACTGGTACTGGAAGGAAAACCGGTAGGAGAAATCGTTACGAAAGCTATCGAGAACGGTCTGCTGGTGATCTCTGCGGGAACGAACGTACTGCGTATGGTACCGCCGCTTGTGATCACAGAGGCAGATATCGATGAAATGATCGAAAAACTGGAAAAAGCACTTGCTTAA
- a CDS encoding DUF1540 domain-containing protein, with the protein MPALQCSAVKCMYNKENLCSKGDIQVKGDHAVTENETWCSSFVEKTGMSNAYTCGCGCSSVQVGCSAHDCTYNRQEVCQADHVQIDGSQACICEETCCGTFRCE; encoded by the coding sequence ATGCCAGCATTACAGTGTTCCGCAGTCAAATGTATGTACAATAAGGAAAATCTCTGTTCCAAAGGAGACATCCAGGTAAAAGGAGATCACGCAGTGACAGAAAATGAAACCTGGTGTTCCAGTTTTGTAGAGAAGACAGGAATGTCCAATGCCTATACATGTGGATGCGGATGCAGTTCCGTCCAGGTCGGATGTTCCGCCCACGACTGTACCTATAACAGACAGGAGGTATGTCAGGCAGATCATGTACAGATCGACGGAAGTCAGGCATGCATCTGTGAGGAAACCTGTTGTGGAACCTTCCGGTGTGAATAA
- the infC gene encoding translation initiation factor IF-3: MINEQIRDREVRLIGENGEQLGIMSSRDAYKRAQEAGLDLVKIAPTAKPPVCKIIDYGKYRYEMARKEKEAKKKQRTIDVKEVRLSPNIDTNDLNTKVGAARKFISKGDKVKVTLRFRGREMAHMHNSKYILDDFAEKLADIAVVEKAPKVEGRSMTMFLTEKR, encoded by the coding sequence ATGATTAATGAGCAGATCAGAGACAGAGAAGTTCGTCTGATTGGCGAAAATGGGGAACAGTTGGGAATCATGTCTTCCAGAGATGCATACAAACGTGCTCAGGAAGCAGGACTGGATCTGGTGAAGATTGCACCGACGGCTAAGCCACCGGTTTGCAAGATTATCGATTACGGAAAATATCGATATGAGATGGCCAGAAAAGAAAAAGAAGCAAAGAAAAAACAGCGTACGATTGATGTTAAAGAAGTTCGTCTGTCTCCCAATATCGATACAAACGATCTGAACACTAAAGTAGGTGCTGCAAGAAAATTCATTTCCAAAGGCGACAAGGTAAAAGTTACCTTGCGTTTCCGCGGAAGAGAGATGGCACACATGCACAACAGCAAATACATTCTGGATGATTTCGCAGAAAAACTGGCTGACATTGCAGTGGTAGAGAAAGCACCAAAAGTGGAAGGCAGAAGCATGACTATGTTTTTAACTGAAAAACGTTAA
- the rpmI gene encoding 50S ribosomal protein L35, producing the protein MPKIKTSRAAAKRFKTTGTGKIVRNKAYKSHILTKKTQKRKRNLRKATVLDQSNVKNMKKILPYL; encoded by the coding sequence ATGCCAAAAATCAAAACAAGCAGAGCAGCTGCTAAACGTTTCAAAACTACAGGTACAGGTAAAATCGTAAGAAATAAAGCTTATAAGAGCCATATCTTAACAAAGAAAACTCAGAAGAGAAAAAGAAACCTGAGAAAAGCTACCGTGCTGGATCAGAGCAACGTTAAGAACATGAAGAAAATCTTACCGTATTTATAA
- the rplT gene encoding 50S ribosomal protein L20, with product MARIKGGLNAKEKHNRVLKLAKGYRGARSKQYRVAKQSVMRALTSAYAGRKQKKRQFRQLWIARINAAARMNGLSYSKFMYGLKLAGVELNRKVLADMAINDAEGFATLAELAKSKIA from the coding sequence ATGGCAAGAATTAAAGGCGGATTAAACGCAAAGGAAAAACACAATAGAGTTCTGAAACTGGCTAAAGGTTACAGAGGAGCAAGATCCAAACAGTACAGAGTTGCAAAACAGTCTGTAATGCGTGCACTGACTAGCGCATACGCTGGCAGAAAACAGAAAAAACGTCAGTTCAGACAGCTGTGGATCGCTCGTATCAATGCAGCAGCAAGAATGAACGGACTGTCCTACAGCAAATTCATGTATGGTCTGAAACTGGCTGGTGTTGAACTGAACAGAAAAGTTCTGGCTGACATGGCAATCAACGATGCAGAAGGATTTGCTACACTGGCAGAGCTGGCTAAAAGCAAAATCGCTTAA
- a CDS encoding polysaccharide deacetylase family protein, translating to MRRDFWKKNGLAVTGILCLLIAWQGRAMETVTGQESVVPEQQEARKVALTFDDGPSEYTMELSRGLKERGVQATFFLLGENMEERREMVEQLVKDGHLIGNHSYHHVQLNKLSKEAAKGEIEKTNQLIREWTGEDPLYIRPPYGAWSQELENVVDMIPVFWNVDSLDWKLQNKERVLCCLSGQVEEGDMILMHDGYQSSVDAAFALVDQLQNQGFVFVNVEEMILE from the coding sequence ATGAGAAGGGATTTCTGGAAGAAAAACGGGCTGGCAGTGACCGGGATACTGTGTCTGCTGATTGCGTGGCAGGGAAGAGCGATGGAAACAGTGACCGGTCAGGAGAGTGTAGTGCCGGAACAGCAGGAGGCACGGAAAGTCGCCCTGACATTTGATGACGGACCAAGTGAGTATACGATGGAATTATCCAGGGGATTGAAAGAGCGCGGTGTGCAGGCGACATTTTTTCTTCTGGGGGAAAATATGGAAGAGCGTCGCGAAATGGTAGAACAGCTGGTAAAAGACGGGCATCTGATCGGAAATCATTCCTATCATCATGTACAGTTAAACAAACTGAGCAAAGAAGCGGCAAAGGGGGAAATTGAGAAGACGAATCAGCTGATCCGTGAGTGGACGGGAGAAGATCCGCTTTATATTCGTCCACCCTACGGGGCATGGAGTCAGGAACTGGAAAATGTGGTGGATATGATCCCGGTGTTCTGGAACGTGGATTCTCTGGATTGGAAATTACAGAATAAAGAACGGGTGCTGTGCTGCCTGTCCGGTCAGGTGGAGGAGGGAGATATGATCCTGATGCATGACGGGTATCAGAGTTCGGTTGATGCAGCATTTGCGCTGGTGGATCAGCTTCAAAACCAGGGGTTTGTATTTGTCAATGTGGAGGAAATGATCCTGGAATAG
- a CDS encoding replication-associated recombination protein A has product MDLFDYMKETTLENESPLASRMRPTTLEEVVGQEHIIGKDKLLYRAIKADKLGSVIFYGPPGTGKTTLAKVIANTTSARFTQLNATTAGKKDMEEVVKEAQQHLGMYGKKTILFVDEIHRFNKGQQDYLLPFVEDGTLVLIGATTENPYFEVNGALLSRSIIFELKSLEKKDIRKLLDRAVTDPVKGLGSYHAEVSEEALDFLADLAGGDARAALNAIELGILTTERSADGKIHVDLETAQECIQKRVVRYDKTGDQHYDTISAFIKSMRGSDPDAAVYYLAKMLYAGEDIKFISRRIMICAAEDVGMADPQALVVATAAAQAIERIGMPEAQIILSEAVTYVATAPKSNTACEAIFAAMASVKKKKTSVPAHLQDAHYKGSSKLGHGVGYLYAHDYPEHYVKQQYLPDEIKDEVFYHPTDIGYEKQAGERLRRLRTREE; this is encoded by the coding sequence ATGGACTTATTTGATTATATGAAAGAAACCACACTGGAAAATGAGTCGCCGCTGGCATCGAGGATGCGGCCGACGACACTCGAGGAAGTGGTTGGACAGGAACATATCATCGGCAAGGACAAATTATTGTACCGCGCGATCAAGGCAGACAAACTGGGATCGGTTATTTTTTACGGACCTCCGGGAACAGGAAAAACGACGCTTGCAAAAGTGATCGCCAACACGACAAGTGCAAGATTTACCCAGTTAAATGCCACGACAGCCGGAAAAAAAGATATGGAGGAAGTGGTAAAAGAAGCACAGCAGCATCTCGGCATGTACGGGAAAAAGACGATCCTGTTTGTAGACGAGATTCACCGGTTTAACAAGGGACAGCAGGATTATCTGTTGCCATTTGTAGAAGACGGCACATTGGTTCTAATCGGAGCGACGACGGAGAATCCATATTTTGAGGTGAACGGTGCGCTCTTATCGCGGTCTATTATTTTTGAACTGAAATCTCTGGAAAAAAAGGATATCCGAAAACTTCTGGACCGGGCGGTGACAGATCCGGTCAAGGGACTCGGAAGTTATCATGCAGAAGTCAGTGAGGAAGCCCTGGATTTTCTGGCGGATCTTGCCGGCGGGGATGCGAGAGCGGCGTTAAATGCGATTGAACTTGGTATTCTCACCACGGAGAGAAGTGCGGACGGAAAGATCCATGTGGATCTTGAGACGGCGCAGGAATGTATTCAGAAGCGGGTAGTTCGCTACGATAAGACAGGAGATCAGCATTACGATACGATTTCAGCGTTCATCAAAAGTATGCGGGGATCAGATCCGGATGCTGCGGTTTATTATCTGGCGAAGATGCTGTATGCGGGGGAAGATATCAAATTTATCTCACGAAGAATCATGATCTGTGCGGCAGAGGACGTGGGAATGGCGGATCCGCAGGCACTTGTGGTTGCCACTGCGGCAGCACAGGCGATCGAGCGGATCGGGATGCCGGAGGCACAGATTATTTTGTCGGAGGCAGTGACGTATGTGGCAACTGCGCCAAAAAGCAATACTGCCTGTGAGGCGATCTTCGCGGCGATGGCTTCCGTGAAAAAGAAAAAGACCAGTGTTCCGGCACACCTGCAGGATGCCCATTATAAAGGGTCCTCAAAACTGGGACACGGTGTCGGTTATCTGTATGCGCATGATTATCCGGAACATTATGTGAAACAGCAATACCTGCCGGATGAGATCAAAGATGAAGTCTTTTATCATCCGACCGATATCGGTTATGAAAAACAGGCCGGAGAGAGACTCCGGCGCTTACGGACAAGAGAAGAATAA
- a CDS encoding DUF4364 family protein: MIENTSTLYKMIILYMLEKVTFPLSNSQITNFLLDHEYTTYFHIQQTIHDLMDTHLILERKQGNSICYEITTEGQKTLSYFEKNMSDSIRLEVDSYIREKGYEMRNENSITAEYYRTPEQEYTVQLGVLEKNTPLIQLKITVPTEEMAKTLCHNWPKKSQEIYASVMTSLS, translated from the coding sequence ATGATTGAAAACACCTCTACACTCTATAAAATGATTATCCTGTATATGCTGGAAAAGGTAACTTTTCCGCTTTCCAACAGTCAGATTACAAACTTTTTGCTGGATCACGAATACACCACGTATTTTCATATTCAGCAGACCATCCACGATCTGATGGACACGCATCTGATTCTGGAACGCAAACAGGGAAACAGTATCTGCTATGAGATTACCACGGAAGGGCAGAAAACCCTTTCTTATTTTGAAAAGAACATGTCGGATTCGATCCGGCTCGAAGTAGACAGCTATATCCGGGAAAAGGGATATGAAATGCGGAATGAGAATTCAATTACCGCTGAATATTACCGCACACCGGAGCAGGAATACACGGTTCAACTTGGCGTACTCGAAAAAAATACTCCGCTGATCCAGTTAAAGATCACCGTTCCCACCGAGGAAATGGCGAAAACACTCTGTCATAACTGGCCGAAAAAAAGCCAGGAAATCTATGCCTCAGTAATGACATCGCTTTCCTGA
- a CDS encoding TIGR01212 family radical SAM protein (This family includes YhcC from E. coli K-12, an uncharacterized radical SAM protein.) codes for MRKWLEKPYHSLDYMLQKRFGEKVYKITLNGGMSCPNRDGTLGSRGCIFCSAGGSGDFAADPSQSVSAQIESQMALIQKKRPVQKFIAYFQAYTNTYAPISYLRPLFLEAIRHPGVVALSIGTRPDCLGDDVLALLSELNTIKPVWVELGLQTIHADTAAYIRRGYPLSTFETAVQKLHARHLEIIVHTILGLPGESPERMLATIDYLNHQPVQGIKLQLLHVLKGTDLADDYLAGKFQTLSREEYLDLLISCLEHLSPDLVIHRVTGDGPKDLLIAPLWSSAKRSVLNDLHHLMKVRNTWQGRLYKEDPYD; via the coding sequence ATGAGAAAATGGCTGGAAAAACCTTACCACTCTCTCGATTACATGCTTCAGAAGCGTTTCGGAGAGAAAGTATATAAGATCACATTAAACGGCGGCATGTCCTGTCCGAACAGAGACGGTACACTGGGAAGCCGCGGCTGTATCTTCTGCAGTGCCGGAGGTTCCGGGGACTTCGCTGCGGATCCTTCGCAGTCGGTTTCCGCGCAGATCGAGTCTCAGATGGCACTGATCCAGAAAAAACGCCCGGTGCAGAAGTTCATTGCTTATTTTCAGGCATACACGAACACCTATGCACCCATCTCTTATCTGCGGCCGCTCTTTCTGGAAGCGATCCGGCATCCCGGCGTGGTAGCCCTCAGTATCGGTACCCGTCCGGACTGTCTGGGCGATGATGTGCTTGCACTGCTCTCGGAGCTGAACACCATCAAGCCGGTATGGGTGGAGCTGGGACTTCAGACGATCCACGCCGATACCGCAGCCTATATCCGCAGAGGTTATCCCCTCTCTACTTTTGAAACCGCCGTACAGAAACTGCATGCGCGCCATCTCGAGATCATCGTCCACACGATCCTCGGGCTTCCGGGCGAATCTCCGGAACGGATGCTTGCAACGATCGACTATCTGAACCACCAGCCGGTTCAGGGAATCAAATTGCAGCTGCTTCACGTACTCAAAGGCACGGATCTTGCCGATGATTATCTTGCCGGAAAGTTTCAGACGCTCTCCCGGGAAGAATATCTCGATCTTCTGATCTCTTGTCTGGAGCATCTTTCCCCGGATCTTGTCATCCACCGTGTGACCGGTGACGGACCGAAAGATCTTCTGATCGCCCCTCTCTGGAGCAGCGCCAAACGTTCTGTACTCAACGACCTGCATCACCTGATGAAAGTCCGAAACACCTGGCAGGGTCGACTTTATAAGGAGGATCCGTATGATTGA